In Chitinispirillales bacterium, one DNA window encodes the following:
- the gatC gene encoding Asp-tRNA(Asn)/Glu-tRNA(Gln) amidotransferase subunit GatC, which yields MISVEIVDKIANLARLAIKPEQKDAAAKSLTDILDYVEKLSKVDTSGVNPTAYITADCGVLRDDITKEELSQEAALQNAPSAKKLHFATPKVIG from the coding sequence ATGATAAGCGTTGAGATCGTTGATAAAATAGCGAATTTAGCGCGTCTGGCTATAAAGCCGGAACAGAAAGATGCGGCGGCAAAGTCGCTCACAGATATACTTGATTATGTTGAAAAATTGTCGAAAGTCGATACGTCGGGAGTGAATCCGACCGCATATATCACGGCGGATTGCGGTGTTTTGCGTGATGATATAACTAAGGAAGAACTCTCACAGGAAGCGGCGCTGCAGAATGCGCCAAGCGCTAAGAAATTGCATTTCGCAACACCGAAAGTGATTGGTTGA